The following proteins are encoded in a genomic region of Porphyrobacter sp. CACIAM 03H1:
- a CDS encoding mechanosensitive ion channel family protein — MTAPKLPPRLSATLSEEINVAAEAWLWLKTNLAHLTGAMAVLVIGVILARVLSKWADRALTGSERIEPTVARFLSNIVKYALWVVVAITVLTQFGVQTTSIIAALGGLALAVGLALQGTLSNVAAGVMILIQRPFRVGEAIAAGTVNGVVQGIGLFTTEVLQHDGLYVMVPNNELWNKPIVNFSRMPTRRFELLIGIGYDDSIETARAELLALAGADARVLAEPAPVVFVSALADSAVTMGLRVWCNTSDYLALSWALTEAAKQRFDEKGITIPFPQREVRALPVRS; from the coding sequence ATGACTGCCCCCAAGCTTCCGCCCCGCCTGTCCGCCACGCTGAGCGAGGAGATCAACGTCGCCGCCGAGGCGTGGTTGTGGCTCAAGACCAACCTTGCCCATCTGACCGGCGCCATGGCGGTGCTCGTCATCGGCGTGATCCTCGCCCGCGTGCTCTCGAAATGGGCCGACCGGGCGCTGACCGGATCGGAGCGGATCGAGCCGACCGTGGCGCGCTTCCTCAGCAACATCGTCAAATATGCGCTGTGGGTGGTGGTGGCGATCACCGTGCTCACCCAGTTCGGGGTGCAGACCACCAGCATCATCGCCGCGCTTGGCGGCCTTGCACTGGCTGTGGGCCTCGCGCTGCAGGGCACGCTGTCGAACGTCGCGGCAGGGGTGATGATCCTCATCCAGCGACCCTTCCGCGTGGGCGAGGCGATCGCCGCAGGCACCGTCAACGGGGTGGTGCAGGGGATCGGCCTGTTCACCACCGAGGTGCTCCAGCACGACGGGCTCTACGTGATGGTTCCCAACAACGAGCTGTGGAACAAGCCCATCGTCAACTTCTCGCGGATGCCGACGCGGCGGTTCGAGCTGCTGATCGGCATCGGCTATGACGACAGCATCGAGACCGCGCGGGCGGAACTGCTGGCGCTGGCGGGGGCCGATGCGCGGGTCCTGGCGGAGCCCGCGCCGGTGGTGTTCGTCTCGGCGCTGGCCGACAGCGCGGTGACGATGGGCCTCAGGGTGTGGTGCAACACCTCCGACTATCTCGCCCTGTCATGGGCCCTGACCGAGGCGGCCAAGCAGCGGTTCGACGAGAAGGGCATCACCATCCCCTTCCCGCAGCGCGAGGTGCGGGCGCTTCCGGTGAGATCCTAA
- the groES gene encoding co-chaperone GroES, which yields MAFRPLHDRVVVRRIEADQKTAGGIIIPDSAQEKPSEGEVIAVGDGARDDDGDRIPLDVKVGDRVLFGKWSGTEVKINGEDLLIMKESDIMGIVG from the coding sequence ATGGCATTTCGTCCGCTGCACGACCGCGTCGTGGTCCGTCGCATCGAAGCCGACCAGAAGACCGCTGGCGGCATCATCATCCCCGACAGCGCCCAGGAAAAGCCGAGCGAAGGCGAAGTGATCGCCGTGGGCGACGGCGCCCGTGACGACGACGGCGACCGCATCCCGCTCGACGTCAAGGTTGGCGACCGCGTGCTGTTCGGCAAGTGGTCGGGCACCGAAGTCAAGATCAACGGCGAAGACCTGCTGATCATGAAGGAAAGCGACATCATGGGGATCGTCGGCTGA
- the groL gene encoding chaperonin GroEL (60 kDa chaperone family; promotes refolding of misfolded polypeptides especially under stressful conditions; forms two stacked rings of heptamers to form a barrel-shaped 14mer; ends can be capped by GroES; misfolded proteins enter the barrel where they are refolded when GroES binds) — MAAKDVKFGREAREGILRGVDILANAVKVTLGPKGRNVVIDKSFGAPRITKDGVSVAKEIELKDKYENMGAQMLREVASKANDAAGDGTTTATVLAQAIVTEGMKSVAAGMNPMDLKRGIDQAVIAVVENLKSRSKDVSDSSEIAQVGIISANGDREVGEKIAEAMEKVGKEGVITVEEAKGLEFELDVVEGMQFDRGYLSPYFITNPDKMTVELDNPYILIHEKKLSNLQSMLPILEAVVQSGRPLLIIAEDIEGEALATLVVNKLRGGLKVAAVKAPGFGDRRKAMLQDIAILTKGEMISEDLGIKLENVTVGMLGQAKKVSIDKDNTTIVDGAGSADDIKARVAEIRTQIDNTTSDYDREKLQERLAKLAGGVAVIKVGGATEVEVKERKDRVDDALHATRAAVEEGIVPGGGTALLYATKALEGLKGANEDQTRGIDIIRKAITAPIKQIAQNAGHDGAVVAGNLLRENDETQGFNAATDTYENLVKAGVIDPTKVVRTALQDAASVAGLLITTEAAIVERPEDKPAAPAMPDMGGMGF, encoded by the coding sequence ATGGCTGCTAAGGACGTGAAGTTCGGCCGCGAAGCCCGTGAAGGCATTCTGCGCGGCGTCGATATCCTCGCCAACGCCGTCAAGGTGACCCTCGGCCCCAAGGGCCGCAACGTCGTCATCGACAAGAGCTTCGGCGCGCCGCGCATCACCAAGGACGGTGTGAGCGTCGCCAAGGAAATCGAGCTCAAGGACAAGTACGAGAACATGGGCGCGCAGATGCTGCGCGAAGTGGCCTCGAAGGCGAACGATGCTGCCGGTGACGGCACCACCACCGCCACCGTGCTCGCCCAGGCGATCGTGACCGAAGGCATGAAGTCGGTCGCGGCCGGCATGAACCCGATGGATCTGAAGCGCGGCATCGACCAGGCCGTGATCGCCGTCGTCGAAAACCTCAAGTCGCGCTCGAAGGACGTGTCGGACAGCTCGGAAATCGCGCAGGTCGGCATCATCTCGGCCAACGGCGACCGTGAAGTCGGCGAGAAGATCGCCGAAGCCATGGAAAAGGTCGGCAAGGAAGGCGTGATCACCGTCGAGGAAGCCAAGGGCCTCGAGTTCGAGCTCGATGTCGTCGAAGGCATGCAGTTCGACCGCGGCTACCTGTCGCCCTACTTCATCACCAACCCCGACAAGATGACCGTGGAACTGGATAACCCCTACATCCTGATCCACGAGAAGAAGCTGTCGAACCTGCAGTCGATGCTGCCGATCCTCGAAGCCGTGGTGCAGTCGGGCCGTCCGCTGCTGATCATCGCCGAGGACATCGAAGGCGAAGCGCTGGCGACCCTCGTGGTCAACAAGCTGCGCGGCGGCCTGAAGGTTGCGGCTGTGAAGGCTCCGGGCTTCGGCGATCGTCGCAAGGCGATGCTGCAGGACATCGCGATCCTCACCAAGGGCGAGATGATCAGCGAAGACCTCGGCATCAAGCTCGAAAACGTCACCGTCGGCATGCTCGGCCAGGCCAAGAAGGTCTCGATCGACAAGGACAACACCACCATCGTCGATGGCGCCGGTTCGGCTGACGACATCAAGGCGCGCGTCGCCGAGATCCGCACCCAGATCGACAACACCACCAGCGACTATGACCGTGAGAAGCTCCAGGAGCGTCTGGCCAAGCTCGCTGGCGGTGTGGCCGTGATCAAGGTTGGCGGTGCGACCGAAGTCGAAGTGAAGGAGCGCAAGGACCGCGTCGACGACGCGCTCCACGCGACCCGCGCTGCGGTGGAAGAAGGCATCGTTCCGGGCGGCGGTACCGCGCTGCTCTACGCCACCAAGGCTCTCGAAGGGCTGAAGGGCGCGAACGAAGACCAGACCCGCGGCATCGACATCATCCGCAAGGCGATCACCGCCCCGATCAAGCAGATCGCCCAGAACGCCGGCCACGATGGCGCGGTCGTCGCGGGCAACCTGCTGCGCGAGAATGACGAAACGCAGGGCTTCAACGCTGCCACCGACACCTACGAGAACCTGGTGAAGGCCGGCGTGATCGACCCGACCAAGGTCGTGCGCACCGCGCTGCAGGATGCGGCCTCGGTCGCCGGCCTGCTGATCACCACCGAAGCGGCCATCGTCGAGCGTCCGGAAGACAAGCCGGCCGCCCCCGCGATGCCCGACATGGGCGGCATGGGCTTCTAA
- a CDS encoding host attachment protein has translation MKLPHNAHIALVDGEHFTLFRNAGQMFEPKLSEEGKPELDPTNFSAGVRHQDSGRKPDSTDLGELAHGAAAAEWLNARAIAGDIEALLVIADPKTLGEMRQHYHTELTDRLVGEIAKTLTGQTTDRIEAAIIAAP, from the coding sequence ATGAAACTGCCTCACAACGCCCACATCGCTCTGGTTGACGGCGAGCACTTCACGCTGTTTCGCAACGCGGGCCAGATGTTCGAGCCGAAGCTGTCGGAGGAAGGCAAGCCCGAACTCGACCCCACCAATTTCAGCGCCGGGGTGCGGCATCAGGATTCCGGTCGAAAGCCCGACAGCACCGATCTCGGCGAGCTTGCCCATGGCGCGGCGGCGGCCGAATGGCTCAATGCCCGGGCGATCGCCGGCGATATCGAAGCCCTGCTCGTCATCGCCGACCCGAAGACGCTGGGCGAGATGCGCCAGCACTATCACACCGAACTGACCGACCGTCTCGTGGGCGAGATTGCCAAGACCCTGACGGGCCAGACCACCGACCGGATCGAAGCCGCGATCATCGCCGCACCATAA
- a CDS encoding SRPBCC family protein — MRHESPAKWPYFALAGIGLAAIPLAVGTAAARKRREMRGEHDSAPGHTARRASFGDYHVVGRTVTIARPRAELFAFWRDFQNLPRFMANLDRIEPGGEPGHNTWHIRAPAGKVYAVDTRIAREVDGELIAWRSTEDSEIDTEGRVTFEDAPGDRGTRVGLIVAYKPKGGVIGDMIATLARRSPELQARHDLKRLKMLMEAGEIATSARTCADLPTEKEAR; from the coding sequence ATGCGCCACGAAAGCCCAGCCAAATGGCCCTATTTCGCCCTTGCCGGGATCGGCCTTGCCGCCATCCCTCTGGCGGTGGGCACCGCAGCCGCACGCAAGCGGCGCGAGATGCGCGGCGAGCACGACAGCGCCCCCGGCCACACCGCCCGCCGCGCCAGCTTCGGCGATTATCACGTGGTCGGCCGCACCGTCACCATCGCCCGCCCGCGGGCCGAGCTGTTCGCCTTCTGGCGCGATTTCCAGAACCTGCCGCGCTTCATGGCGAACCTCGACCGCATCGAGCCCGGCGGCGAGCCCGGCCACAACACCTGGCACATCCGTGCGCCGGCCGGAAAGGTCTACGCGGTCGACACGCGGATCGCCCGCGAGGTCGACGGCGAGCTGATCGCGTGGCGCTCCACCGAAGACAGCGAGATCGACACCGAGGGCCGCGTCACCTTCGAGGACGCGCCCGGCGACCGCGGCACCCGGGTCGGCCTGATCGTCGCCTACAAGCCCAAGGGCGGCGTGATCGGCGACATGATCGCCACCCTGGCGCGCCGCAGCCCCGAACTGCAGGCGCGGCACGATCTCAAGCGGCTCAAGATGCTGATGGAAGCCGGCGAGATCGCCACCTCGGCGCGCACCTGCGCCGACCTACCGACAGAAAAGGAGGCCCGCTGA
- a CDS encoding zinc-dependent alcohol dehydrogenase codes for MRALTWQGTQKVSVETVPDPEIVNPRDAIIRVTATAICGSDLHLYDGVIPAMRPGDILGHEFMGEVVETGTDSTLQMGQRVVVPFTISCGGCFHCRITQFSACENSNPVEKQDMSEKLYGHPMAGIFGYSHMTGGYSGGQAEYVRVPFSDVGPIVVPDHLDDEKVLFLSDILPTGWMAAENAEIQPDDTVAVWGCGPVGLFAIQSAIAMGAARVIAIDHYPHRLELAKQLGAETINFRLTDVREALMEMSGGIGVDAVIDAVGMESHGFAVDNVIDIAKQKVGIGADRASALKQAILAVRFGGRVSVPGVYGGMTDKFPLGAVMEKGLQLRTGQTHVQRYMADLLAKIEGGEIDTTFLISHRLPLEEAADGYKCFKEAQDSWTKVVLKPGMAAGTA; via the coding sequence ATGCGCGCTCTGACATGGCAAGGCACCCAGAAGGTCAGCGTCGAGACCGTCCCCGATCCCGAGATCGTCAACCCGCGCGACGCGATCATCCGCGTCACCGCGACCGCGATCTGCGGCAGCGACCTGCACCTCTATGACGGCGTGATTCCGGCGATGCGCCCGGGCGACATCCTCGGCCACGAATTCATGGGCGAGGTGGTGGAGACCGGCACCGACAGCACCCTGCAGATGGGCCAGCGCGTCGTGGTGCCCTTCACCATCAGCTGCGGCGGCTGCTTCCACTGCCGCATCACCCAGTTCAGCGCCTGCGAGAACTCCAACCCGGTCGAGAAGCAGGACATGTCCGAGAAGCTCTACGGCCACCCGATGGCCGGCATCTTCGGCTATTCGCACATGACCGGCGGCTATTCGGGCGGGCAGGCGGAATATGTCCGCGTGCCCTTCTCCGATGTCGGCCCGATCGTGGTGCCGGACCACCTCGACGACGAGAAGGTGCTGTTCCTCTCCGACATCCTCCCGACCGGGTGGATGGCGGCCGAGAACGCCGAGATCCAGCCCGACGATACGGTCGCGGTATGGGGCTGCGGGCCGGTGGGCCTGTTCGCGATCCAGTCGGCGATCGCGATGGGCGCGGCGCGGGTGATCGCGATCGACCACTACCCCCACCGGCTGGAGCTGGCCAAGCAGCTCGGCGCGGAGACCATCAACTTCCGCCTCACCGACGTGCGCGAGGCGCTGATGGAGATGAGCGGCGGGATCGGGGTCGATGCGGTGATCGATGCGGTCGGCATGGAATCCCACGGCTTCGCGGTCGACAACGTGATCGACATCGCCAAGCAGAAGGTCGGCATCGGCGCCGACCGGGCCAGCGCCTTGAAGCAGGCGATCCTCGCCGTGCGCTTCGGCGGGCGGGTGTCGGTGCCCGGCGTCTATGGCGGGATGACCGACAAGTTCCCGCTGGGCGCGGTAATGGAGAAGGGCCTGCAACTGCGCACCGGCCAGACCCATGTGCAGCGCTACATGGCGGACCTGCTGGCCAAGATCGAGGGAGGCGAGATCGACACCACCTTCCTCATCAGCCACCGCCTCCCGCTGGAGGAGGCGGCGGACGGCTACAAGTGCTTCAAGGAAGCACAGGACAGCTGGACCAAGGTGGTGCTGAAGCCGGGGATGGCGGCAGGCACCGCCTGA
- a CDS encoding glycosyltransferase, producing MDRPSPPSLAAEPLPISYILPIAAAFPQTRALTGYLRRLSRQVDEVIVVDGSPADVFEAHDAAWSGHVRHLRPLCPTPNGKVGGVVTGIFAARHEHVVIADDDVRYRRAELSRLVGLLAQADVVRPQNWFHPLPWHARWDTARSLLNRVSGGDWPGTLGLRRSRFLAAGGYAGDVLFENLELVRTIEAVGGREIVACDLFVVRRPSTTAHFRNQRVRQAYDELARPHRLVAQLAILPLAVALTRKRRFGALALLAAGSVVAAEAGRRRGEARAVFPPTSALWAPAWIAERAVTAWLALGTRLLLGGVRYRSGRLARSATSRAALAARHAR from the coding sequence ATGGACCGTCCCTCACCGCCTTCCTTGGCCGCCGAGCCGCTGCCAATCAGCTATATCCTGCCGATCGCGGCCGCCTTTCCGCAGACGCGGGCACTGACCGGCTATCTGCGGCGACTCAGCCGGCAGGTGGACGAGGTGATCGTCGTCGACGGCTCTCCCGCTGATGTCTTCGAGGCGCACGATGCGGCCTGGAGCGGGCACGTTCGGCACTTGCGGCCTCTATGTCCCACCCCCAACGGCAAGGTCGGTGGGGTTGTCACCGGGATCTTCGCTGCGCGCCACGAGCATGTGGTGATCGCCGACGACGATGTGCGATACCGCCGCGCGGAGCTCTCGCGTCTTGTGGGATTGCTCGCGCAGGCGGATGTCGTGCGACCGCAGAACTGGTTTCATCCGCTCCCCTGGCATGCCCGGTGGGACACGGCGCGAAGCCTCCTGAACCGTGTCTCGGGCGGCGATTGGCCCGGCACACTGGGGTTGCGCCGGTCACGATTCCTCGCTGCCGGTGGCTATGCCGGCGATGTTCTGTTCGAGAACCTTGAACTGGTCCGCACGATCGAGGCGGTAGGCGGCCGGGAGATCGTGGCCTGCGATCTGTTCGTGGTCCGCCGTCCGTCCACCACGGCGCATTTCCGCAACCAGCGGGTGCGGCAGGCCTACGACGAACTTGCCCGGCCGCACCGGCTTGTCGCCCAGTTGGCAATTTTGCCGCTGGCGGTGGCCCTGACCCGAAAGCGAAGGTTCGGCGCACTTGCGTTGCTTGCCGCCGGATCGGTGGTGGCAGCCGAGGCCGGCCGGCGCAGGGGCGAGGCGCGGGCCGTGTTTCCCCCCACCAGCGCGCTGTGGGCGCCTGCATGGATCGCGGAACGGGCGGTCACGGCGTGGCTGGCACTCGGCACACGGCTGCTGCTGGGCGGCGTGCGTTACCGTTCGGGGCGTCTCGCACGCAGCGCAACGTCCCGGGCAGCTCTGGCGGCCCGCCACGCGCGCTGA
- the glpX gene encoding class II fructose-bisphosphatase has protein sequence MNSATDTQLDVAAQAASDNAIQRVLVLEMVRVTEAAAIAAAQLVGRGDEKAADAAAVAAMRKAFDNLYIDGTVVIGEGERDEAPMLFIGEKVGMGKGPKIDIALDPLEGTTITAKAGPNALAVLAAAEEGCLLNAPDVYMDKLAVGPGYPEGIIDLAKSPTENVMAVANAKGVKPSDINVCVLDRPRHAELIAELRSIGCGVVLIGDGDVAGVIAVTDEETTVDMYMGQGGAPEGVLAAAALRCVGGQFNGRLVFRNDDEKARARKWGIEDLNRIYKLEDLAKGDCIFAATGVTDGSLLDGVKRRRKPTGETILTTESVVMRASSGTVRWIRGEHRIG, from the coding sequence ATGAACTCCGCGACCGATACCCAGCTTGATGTGGCCGCACAAGCCGCCAGCGACAATGCCATCCAGCGCGTGCTGGTGCTCGAGATGGTGCGCGTCACCGAAGCGGCGGCGATTGCCGCGGCGCAGCTGGTCGGGCGCGGCGACGAGAAGGCGGCGGATGCTGCCGCCGTCGCGGCGATGCGCAAGGCCTTCGACAACCTCTACATCGACGGCACCGTGGTGATCGGCGAGGGCGAGCGCGACGAGGCGCCGATGCTGTTCATCGGCGAGAAGGTCGGCATGGGCAAGGGCCCGAAGATCGACATCGCGCTCGATCCGCTCGAAGGCACCACCATCACCGCCAAGGCCGGCCCCAACGCGCTCGCCGTGCTGGCGGCGGCGGAGGAAGGCTGCCTGCTCAACGCGCCCGACGTCTACATGGACAAGCTCGCGGTCGGGCCGGGCTATCCCGAAGGCATCATCGACCTCGCCAAGTCGCCGACCGAGAACGTCATGGCGGTCGCCAATGCCAAGGGCGTGAAGCCGTCGGACATCAACGTCTGCGTGCTCGACCGCCCGCGCCATGCCGAGCTGATCGCCGAGCTGCGCAGCATCGGCTGCGGGGTGGTGCTGATCGGCGACGGCGACGTGGCCGGCGTGATCGCGGTCACCGACGAGGAGACCACGGTCGACATGTACATGGGCCAGGGCGGCGCGCCCGAGGGCGTTCTTGCCGCGGCGGCGCTGCGCTGCGTCGGCGGGCAGTTCAACGGCCGCCTCGTGTTCCGCAACGATGACGAAAAGGCCCGCGCCCGCAAGTGGGGGATCGAGGACCTCAACCGCATCTACAAGCTCGAGGACCTCGCCAAGGGCGACTGCATCTTCGCCGCGACCGGCGTGACCGACGGCTCGCTACTCGACGGCGTGAAGCGCCGCCGCAAGCCGACCGGCGAGACGATCCTCACCACCGAAAGCGTGGTGATGCGCGCGTCGAGCGGCACGGTGCGCTGGATCCGGGGCGAGCACCGGATCGGGTAA
- a CDS encoding homoserine dehydrogenase gives MTTTAPPRTAPLRIGIAGIGTVGGGVIRLLDTNAHLIAARAGRPIEVVAVSARDRGKDRGVDIARFAWEDDMTALARREDVDVVVELVGGSDGPALACSRAALGAGKGLVTANKAMIAHHGLELAQLAEANYVALKFEAAVAGGIPVIKGLREGTSANALTKVYGILNGTCNYILSEMEATGADFAAVLAEAQRLGFAEADPAFDIEGVDAAHKLAILASIGFGTRVDFAGVRVSGITRVRAADIAQADALGFVIRLIGEADVEETPTGPRLLQRVRPCLVAKGHPLSAVDGPTNAVVAEGNFSGRLLFQGAGAGDGPTASAVAADLIDIARDEVGAPFSIPVAQLAALPPAEPGDRTERTYIRFMVKDRPGVLAELTAALRDGDVSIESLIQQGRSQSGGEVMVAMVTHEGPERCVAKALALLEGSESLSGEPLVLPILPL, from the coding sequence TTGACCACCACCGCACCGCCTCGCACCGCGCCGCTGCGCATCGGCATTGCCGGGATCGGCACCGTCGGCGGCGGGGTGATCCGCCTGCTCGATACCAACGCGCACCTCATCGCCGCGCGCGCCGGTCGCCCGATCGAGGTGGTCGCCGTCTCCGCGCGCGACCGCGGCAAGGATCGCGGTGTCGACATCGCCCGCTTCGCCTGGGAAGACGACATGACCGCGCTCGCCCGGCGCGAGGATGTCGACGTCGTGGTGGAACTGGTCGGCGGTTCGGACGGCCCGGCGCTCGCCTGCTCGCGCGCGGCGCTGGGGGCGGGCAAGGGCCTCGTCACCGCCAACAAGGCGATGATCGCGCATCACGGGCTGGAGCTGGCGCAGCTGGCCGAGGCGAACTACGTCGCGCTGAAGTTCGAGGCAGCGGTTGCGGGCGGCATCCCCGTCATCAAGGGCCTGCGCGAGGGTACCAGCGCCAATGCGCTGACCAAGGTCTACGGGATCCTCAACGGCACCTGCAACTACATCCTCTCCGAGATGGAGGCGACCGGCGCCGATTTCGCCGCCGTGCTGGCCGAGGCGCAGCGCCTCGGTTTTGCCGAGGCCGATCCGGCCTTCGACATCGAGGGCGTGGACGCGGCGCACAAGCTCGCGATCCTCGCCAGCATCGGCTTCGGCACGCGGGTCGATTTCGCGGGCGTGCGCGTCTCCGGCATCACCCGGGTGCGGGCTGCCGACATCGCCCAGGCCGACGCGCTCGGCTTCGTCATCCGCCTGATCGGCGAGGCGGACGTGGAGGAGACGCCCACTGGCCCGCGTTTGCTCCAGCGCGTGCGCCCCTGCCTCGTCGCCAAGGGCCACCCGCTGAGCGCGGTCGACGGCCCGACCAATGCCGTGGTCGCCGAGGGCAATTTCTCGGGCCGCCTGCTGTTCCAGGGCGCGGGCGCGGGCGACGGGCCGACCGCGAGCGCGGTCGCCGCCGACCTCATCGACATCGCCCGCGACGAGGTGGGTGCGCCCTTCTCGATCCCCGTCGCCCAGCTCGCCGCCCTGCCGCCCGCCGAACCCGGCGACCGCACCGAGCGCACCTATATCCGCTTCATGGTCAAGGACCGCCCCGGCGTGCTCGCCGAACTCACGGCAGCCCTGCGCGATGGCGATGTGTCGATCGAGAGCCTGATCCAGCAGGGCCGCTCGCAGAGCGGGGGCGAGGTGATGGTGGCGATGGTCACGCACGAGGGGCCGGAACGCTGCGTCGCCAAGGCGCTGGCGCTGCTCGAAGGCTCGGAGAGCCTGTCGGGCGAGCCGCTGGTGCTGCCGATCCTGCCGCTCTAG
- a CDS encoding energy transducer TonB, with protein MSYASQQQGLTGPKLVSLIIALSIVGLVGTGMVLFLAVDAVKEMVERVTTVDVTEEPPPPEEEPPPPEEMPEPTSPPPPVAPPPPFNIAPNPPQMETRQDPPPPAPVFRQPSTAPSAPPGPPEPPRVSKARGVQPKNQRSWAARIQENYPRRAAQEEIEGTVGVRVTVTPDGRATGCSVTSSSGSDILDSAACKDLERYGRFDPALDDDGSPISASWSTRITYKLN; from the coding sequence ATGTCCTACGCTAGCCAACAACAAGGATTGACCGGGCCCAAGCTCGTGTCGCTGATCATCGCTCTGTCGATCGTCGGCCTCGTGGGCACGGGCATGGTCTTGTTCCTTGCCGTCGACGCCGTTAAGGAGATGGTCGAACGCGTGACGACAGTCGACGTCACGGAAGAGCCGCCGCCGCCCGAGGAGGAGCCGCCGCCGCCGGAAGAAATGCCGGAGCCGACGTCGCCGCCGCCGCCGGTCGCGCCGCCGCCGCCGTTCAACATCGCGCCCAATCCGCCGCAGATGGAAACCCGTCAGGATCCGCCGCCGCCGGCGCCGGTGTTCCGCCAGCCGAGCACGGCTCCGAGTGCGCCTCCGGGCCCGCCGGAACCGCCCCGGGTATCCAAGGCGCGCGGGGTGCAGCCCAAGAACCAGCGCAGCTGGGCCGCGCGCATCCAGGAAAACTACCCGCGTCGTGCCGCGCAGGAAGAGATCGAAGGGACCGTCGGTGTCCGCGTGACCGTCACTCCCGACGGCAGGGCGACCGGCTGTTCGGTCACCTCGTCGAGCGGTTCGGACATCCTCGACAGCGCCGCGTGCAAGGACCTCGAACGCTACGGCCGTTTCGACCCCGCGCTCGACGATGACGGCAGCCCGATCAGCGCCAGCTGGTCCACCCGCATTACCTACAAGCTGAACTGA
- a CDS encoding MotA/TolQ/ExbB proton channel family protein, whose protein sequence is MNLYLLAAAAGEAAPENKFGFVEAMREGGPVAWSILAVMIIMSVGSFYIMFTKLFEQNKIMKQYNVVRTQFWRASSLKEGATKLEKDSAWRQLADDAVKAQEDHGKMTDALESHDYMHGSLQRSEDSINAVLNGGLAFLATVGATAPFVGLLGTVIGIYRALINIGIAGNASIDKVAGPVGEALIMTAIGLLVAVPAVLAFNWLQGRNRKIAAMLSTFSNDLLAYMNSNGAVKPAVQAAPAAKPAAKPAAAPATKA, encoded by the coding sequence ATGAACCTTTACCTTCTCGCCGCCGCCGCTGGGGAAGCAGCGCCCGAAAACAAGTTCGGCTTCGTCGAAGCCATGCGCGAAGGCGGCCCGGTCGCCTGGTCGATCCTCGCCGTGATGATCATCATGTCGGTCGGCTCGTTCTACATCATGTTCACCAAGCTCTTCGAGCAGAACAAGATCATGAAGCAGTACAACGTGGTGCGGACCCAGTTCTGGCGCGCGTCGAGCCTCAAGGAAGGCGCGACCAAGCTGGAGAAGGACAGCGCCTGGCGCCAGCTCGCAGACGACGCCGTCAAGGCCCAGGAAGACCACGGCAAGATGACCGACGCCCTCGAATCGCATGACTACATGCACGGTTCGCTCCAGCGTTCGGAAGATTCGATCAACGCCGTGCTCAACGGCGGTCTCGCGTTCCTCGCGACCGTCGGTGCGACCGCGCCGTTCGTCGGTCTGCTCGGCACCGTGATCGGGATCTACCGCGCGCTGATCAACATCGGCATCGCCGGCAACGCCTCGATCGACAAGGTCGCCGGCCCCGTCGGTGAAGCGCTGATCATGACCGCGATCGGTCTGCTCGTCGCGGTGCCCGCAGTGCTCGCGTTCAACTGGCTGCAGGGCCGCAACCGCAAGATCGCGGCGATGCTCAGCACCTTCTCGAACGACCTGCTCGCCTACATGAACTCGAACGGCGCGGTGAAGCCGGCGGTTCAGGCGGCTCCGGCGGCCAAGCCCGCCGCGAAGCCGGCGGCCGCTCCGGCCACCAAGGCCTGA
- a CDS encoding ExbD/TolR family protein: MAISTGGGADTPLSDINTTPLVDVMLVLLIIFLIAVPVAIQTIEKLEIPVFESEESKDKVENLQLTVSTTDDAGRSAGEPGFAGASRNGECRIYFNNLTPVSSEELQKRAFDRLDAIVKRAGGAEELMKDPEQVPQVHIRGDVNAPWKCVAGAIYNIQMAGYPIVGFISNPVDPNG; the protein is encoded by the coding sequence ATGGCGATTTCTACGGGAGGCGGGGCCGATACCCCATTGTCCGACATCAACACCACGCCGCTGGTGGACGTGATGCTGGTTCTCCTGATCATCTTCCTCATCGCGGTTCCGGTGGCGATCCAGACGATCGAGAAGCTGGAGATCCCCGTCTTCGAATCCGAGGAATCGAAGGACAAGGTGGAGAACCTGCAGCTCACCGTCAGCACCACCGACGATGCCGGGCGCTCGGCCGGCGAGCCGGGCTTCGCGGGCGCCTCGCGAAACGGGGAATGCCGGATCTATTTCAACAACCTCACCCCGGTGAGCTCGGAGGAGCTGCAGAAGCGCGCCTTCGACCGGCTCGACGCGATCGTGAAGCGTGCCGGCGGTGCCGAGGAACTGATGAAGGATCCCGAGCAGGTGCCCCAGGTCCACATCCGCGGCGACGTCAACGCCCCGTGGAAGTGCGTGGCGGGCGCGATCTACAACATCCAGATGGCGGGCTATCCGATCGTCGGGTTCATCTCGAACCCCGTCGATCCGAACGGCTGA